The segment AGTAGAGGAAGTGTAAACACAGTCTCTTTACCTGAAACAGCCTCACTAAAGTAATTTGCTACATCCAGTACTTTATTGTGAGGATGCATTTTGATGAAATTCATGCCTGTAATTTCTTCTTTTGAATAACCAAGTTTGCCTGTCACGCTTTCGTTTGTATAAAGAACGCATCCTTCGTTATCAAGGACAAATATGAGATCATTAATGCTGTCCAGAAGTAATTTCAGATCGTTCTGGTTCTTCTGGAGGTCAACCTCGGTTTCAATACGACCTATTATAGAGCCTATCTGTGCAGCAATGGTCTCAATTGATGTATGAACATCATAGGATATGTCGTATTCGTCATGAGACGCAAGGAAAAGAACTGCTACTATCTCTTCCCGGTACTTTACAGGAATAACTGCAGTAGCAAGAAGTCCTTCATCCACCCGCTTATCATGACGTGTCAGTGGAAATATCTCTGAATAAAGTTTATAGAGCGGATAACCTGTTAGGAAGAACCTATTTTGTATGGAATCCGGGCCATAGTGGGAATACGTTTTCACAAATTCTTCTGAAAGTCCATTATTGGATACGAGGTTGAGATCACCATTGTTCTTGTCAACAATATAAAGGGCACCACAATCAAGGCCCTTTATGTGTAAAGAGAACTCCAGAAGTTGGTCAAATGTTTCCTGAAGGTCTCTGGATGGGGTGAACAGGTTTCCCACCTCAGATTCAATATTAAGGAACTGATCGATCCTTTTACGTTCAGTGATGTCTATTATTATACCCTGGATATGAGCAAGCTTTCCTTCTTCATCATATTGGGGAGTTGATCTTTCCTCTACCCAGCGCACATCTCCGGTTTTTGTTATTATACGATACTCGATACGATATTCCGATGTACCTTCATAATTCTTCCTGTCAAAATATGCGTGCACCCTCTCAGAATCTGATGGGTGAATAATATCACTATAATTCAACTTCCCTGAAATAAATTCCTCCGGGGAGTAACCAAACTTTTCGATATTTTCAGAAACGAACTCCACAGGCCATTCTGATTGGGAACCCCAGAAGAAAACAACGGCCGGACTGCTTTTTATTACAGCCTGCAAAACCTTTTGAACTTCCAGAGTTTCGAGTAATTCCCGCTCTTTTTCTTTCGGTTTGGTTATATCATGAATGATTGTCATTATTGAAGGTTTACCATTGTGGTCAATGCGGGAAGTGGTAATCTCAACTGGAATGGATCCTCTACTCTTCCCCATTAGAATAATTTCAGATCTACGACTTATGCTCTTTTTCTTTTCCAGTATCTTCGATAATAATTTCTCTACCATTCTTATGTATTCAGGTGAAATGTATCTGGTAAATTTTGTATCATGTACTTTGTCAGGGGACAATCCCACGATCTCACAGAACATTGGATTGGCAAATTTAAGCATGCCATCCTGAATAATAATGATGCCATCATTTCCTCTTTCAACAAGGGTTGAATACTTTTCCTCTGAAGCCTCTAATGCTTCATTCGCTTCCCTGTGAATGATCAGTTTCCACATAGATTGCAGAAGCAGTTTGAGGTTATGTGTGTCAAGATAATTGTATGCTGTATCCTTATTTTCGACACCCAGCACAAATTTGATCGAACTGCCATCATAAAACGGGAGTTCTATGCGATGCACTGCTTTTCCTGATATATCAGATCTATTATTGTGGTCTGTCAGAATGTTAGAGAATAAAGGTTTGCCTGTTGAACCGTTTTCTTTAATGGTTCTTTTTAGATCAGAAGAACAATTAATACTTTCTTCATTGAAATCATACTGGCCTTCTTCATCTTTTAAAAGAGACAAACAAAGATCAGGTATCCCATTATCTCCGAATCGTATAATATATCCTTCACTGCTTTGTGTTAGGTCCAGGGCCGACCGAAGGGCAAATCTAATGATACTGGATACATCATCATCCGCCATCTGGCTAAGTTCAAGAAGTATTTTGAGACGGTTTTCATTTTGCTGAAGGGACTCTTCTCCCATCTTGTGAAGTGTTACATCGTCAAAGATGGCCATTCCTCCTTGAGGGAAGCCATCTACGATCAATGAACTTAGATTCAAACGAAGTATCAGTGAATTGTTATCTTTTTTAAGTTGGGTCTCTGATTCAAAATTATTGGATTTTCCAGTAAGTACATCATTAAGACCCTGTCTTATTTTGTCATCTTTCAGGAAATCAAATAAACTCTGTCCTAGCACATTTTCATGAAGATGATTGAATAATTCATCGAATACTTCGTTGGAGTTGGTGATGGTGCCTTTCTGATCAAAACGAACAATTCCCATTGGAGATTTCTCAAAGATGAGTCTGAAGTTTTTCTCAGTATCGATAAGGGCTTCCTTTGCTTTTCTTTTTTCACGAATATCATTAATCGTTATGATTAGGCCGGGTTCTCCTCCATAGTCGCCATGGGAGGCTGTAATTTCCACCGGTATGTTCTCTTCATCTTTTGAAAAGATGTTTACCTCATAACTTTTAGGATCCTTCTTTTTACTGGCCATCCATTTTTTTATCTTTATTGAGATCATTCGATGATATTCAGTAGGAATATGGGAAAAGAGATCTGAACCTATTATATCTTCTTTTTGCAGCCCCCTAAGTTCACAGAATTTCGTGTTAGCATACTTTATGATATCATCCCGAACAACAATTATGCCCTCAGTTCCTTTTTCAACGAGTGAAGCATATTTTTCTTCAGATGAGAGCAGTTCTTCTGCTTTTTTCAGTTCAGTGATATCTTCAAATGCTACAAACAACAGACATCCATCATCGGCGGACAAAGAAAGACGATTTACATTCAACGAGATCGTTCGCATCCCAACGTTGCTAAAAGTATATGTGAATTCGAGATTCTTGACAGGTTTTCCTTCCGCACAGACATCTTTTAATTTACTAAAGAGCTCAGGGGAATCTTGCCTGAACTGAGCAAACTTTCTTGCATTTTTACCAATTACATCTTCAGGTCCAACTTTGAATAATTCATAGAAAGAATCGTTCGCATAGATAACCTCAAAATCATTACCTATTATTAAAATAGATTCTTTTAGCGAATCGATAATTGATTCTAAATAAAAACTTGCATTATTTGAATGAGCAATATTTGATAAGCTTGTCATTTCTATCATGAAACCATAGGCTGATCCAACCGCCCCATCAGCAGTAATTGTTAGAGTATTAAGTACTTTTACATTCGCTACAGAACCATCTTTTGCCAATATTCTGTAGTTCTGGACAAAAGAGGAGGTCCCTTCAAGTTCTCGATAAATTTGCAGCTCGGAGAATACTCGATCCAGGTCATGAGGGTGAACAAGATCGGAATATGAGAATCTTTCATCCAGGCATTCTTCAACAGTATATCCAAAAAGAGAGACATTGTCAGAAACATCCAGGATCTTCCAGTCATTTTCAAGGTCCCATGAAAAAAATACAGAAGCTTCGCTATCGAATTCAGGCGTACTGCCTATAATTGATCCAATTGACTCCTTTTTAGCAGGCTTAAAGCCTGTGTGTACTCTGGAATTGTATATAGTATACATCTCCCGTTTTGTACGTTTTTTAGCTATTAGTGGGAAGACAAACGTATTTATTTCTTTTGAATTCACTGGATATCTAGTGTAACAATACTAATGGTCTCTCCAATATATATGACTTCCACATTTTTATTAGGATAATCTACTGAAACGAAAAGATTATTATAAATCAACGAATAATTGAAATTGCTCACATCTAATGATCTATAGTAGCTTCCTTCGATCCAATCCTTTACTTTTAGATCAATATCCAGTACTGAGTACCTTTTTAGGTGTGAGCTTATATCTAAATTGTTTAGTTTTACCAGGTTTTATCCCATCACTTTGAGCTTATTCCAGTCAAGAACATCCTCCGGACATGCATGAATACACTTCTGACAATGCGCACCATCGCAGAGGTCTGTACGTATGCTGACATTACGTTCCTCCTCTTTAAGGGCATTATTTGGACATATCTCCATACATTTATGGCAATCAATGCAGCCTTCAACTTCCATTTTTAAATATGTTCCAACTTCTTCAAGAACACCTAAACCCTCATCCCCGAGATC is part of the Methanococcoides orientis genome and harbors:
- a CDS encoding PAS domain S-box protein — its product is MYTIYNSRVHTGFKPAKKESIGSIIGSTPEFDSEASVFFSWDLENDWKILDVSDNVSLFGYTVEECLDERFSYSDLVHPHDLDRVFSELQIYRELEGTSSFVQNYRILAKDGSVANVKVLNTLTITADGAVGSAYGFMIEMTSLSNIAHSNNASFYLESIIDSLKESILIIGNDFEVIYANDSFYELFKVGPEDVIGKNARKFAQFRQDSPELFSKLKDVCAEGKPVKNLEFTYTFSNVGMRTISLNVNRLSLSADDGCLLFVAFEDITELKKAEELLSSEEKYASLVEKGTEGIIVVRDDIIKYANTKFCELRGLQKEDIIGSDLFSHIPTEYHRMISIKIKKWMASKKKDPKSYEVNIFSKDEENIPVEITASHGDYGGEPGLIITINDIREKRKAKEALIDTEKNFRLIFEKSPMGIVRFDQKGTITNSNEVFDELFNHLHENVLGQSLFDFLKDDKIRQGLNDVLTGKSNNFESETQLKKDNNSLILRLNLSSLIVDGFPQGGMAIFDDVTLHKMGEESLQQNENRLKILLELSQMADDDVSSIIRFALRSALDLTQSSEGYIIRFGDNGIPDLCLSLLKDEEGQYDFNEESINCSSDLKRTIKENGSTGKPLFSNILTDHNNRSDISGKAVHRIELPFYDGSSIKFVLGVENKDTAYNYLDTHNLKLLLQSMWKLIIHREANEALEASEEKYSTLVERGNDGIIIIQDGMLKFANPMFCEIVGLSPDKVHDTKFTRYISPEYIRMVEKLLSKILEKKKSISRRSEIILMGKSRGSIPVEITTSRIDHNGKPSIMTIIHDITKPKEKERELLETLEVQKVLQAVIKSSPAVVFFWGSQSEWPVEFVSENIEKFGYSPEEFISGKLNYSDIIHPSDSERVHAYFDRKNYEGTSEYRIEYRIITKTGDVRWVEERSTPQYDEEGKLAHIQGIIIDITERKRIDQFLNIESEVGNLFTPSRDLQETFDQLLEFSLHIKGLDCGALYIVDKNNGDLNLVSNNGLSEEFVKTYSHYGPDSIQNRFFLTGYPLYKLYSEIFPLTRHDKRVDEGLLATAVIPVKYREEIVAVLFLASHDEYDISYDVHTSIETIAAQIGSIIGRIETEVDLQKNQNDLKLLLDSINDLIFVLDNEGCVLYTNESVTGKLGYSKEEITGMNFIKMHPHNKVLDVANYFSEAVSGKETVFTLPLLTNTGMAISVETRLNKGIWNKQEALVAACREVNRI